In the genome of Acidobacteriota bacterium, the window CACGCCGCCCACCAGCAGGGTGATGCCCGCCACCGTGGACACCAGGAGGGTCAGGGCGCCGGTGGCCTCCCGTTCCGCCGCCAGGAGGGTCGCCTGGTTCTGGAGGGTGAAGTCGTTCGCCTTCTCCCCCAGCCGGTGCCGGCGCCGAAGGAGGTCCTCGATCTCCTTCTCCGCCTGACCGATGACCGCTGTCGAGCGCGCCCGGACGTAGACCGCGTGGACGTAGTCCTGGTTCAGGATTCGCCGGAGCGCGGTCTCGAGGGGGACCACCACCCGGTCGTCCTGGTCGAAACCGTTGATGTCCATGCCCTGGGGCTCCGTGACGCCGATGATTTCGAAGGGGACCCGGTTGATGCGGACCTGCCGGCCCAGCGGGTCCTCCCCGTCGAAGAGGTTGGCCGCCGCCGTGGGCCCGAGGAGGGCCACCCGCCGGACGGCCCGCGCCTCCTCCGCGTCGAAGGCCCGCCCCGACCGGACGCGGATGTTCCGGATGTCCAGGCCGTCGGCGCTGGTGCCGATCACGGTGCTGACGGCGTCCCGGTCCTCCCGGCGCAGGGGGAGCTTCCGGGAGACGGCGGGCGCCGCCAGCAGCACCGAGGGGCACTCCTCGGCGATGGCGCGGGCGTCGGCCACACTGAGGCTGCGCACGGTGTCCATCTGGCGCTGGCGGCCGGCGACGATGGCCGTCTTCCCGGCGTTCACGATCAGAAGGTCGGTGCCCATGCCGGCGATGCGGGCGAGGACCTGGGCCTGGGCGCCTCGCCCCGCCGCCGTCATGACGGTGACGGTGCCCACGCCCACCACGATGCCCAGGATGCTGAGGAAGGTCCGCAGCTTGTGGGCCGCGAGGATCTCGGCGGAGAGGAGGAGGCTTCGGGAGAGTTTCACCGGAGCGCGTCCACCGGGACGAGCCGGGCGGCCCGGCGCGCGGGCTGGATCCCGAAGACCGTGCCCACCGCCAGGGCGAAGGCCAGGGACAGGGCGAAGGGTTCCCAGGAGACCACCGCCGGGACCCGGGCGAAGGCGGCGAGCGCCGCGCTCACCCCCCACCCGAGGAGGCTCCCGGACACCATGCCCGACGTGGTCACCGCGAGCGACTCCACCAGGAACTGCCGGAACACGTCGCCCCGGGCGGCGCCCAGGGCGCGCCGAAGGCCGATTTCCTTCCGCCGCTCCGTCACGGAGACGAGCAGGATGTTCATGAGGACCACCCCGCCGACCAGCAGGCTCAGGGCTGCCAGCGCCGACAGCAGCCAGGTGAGGGTCCCGGAGATGCCCCGGGCCATCCGGGCCACGTCCGCCGCGGAGAAGACGGCGAAATCGTCCTCCCGGGGCGGGGTGATGTGATGGCGTTCGTGCAGGAGCCGGCGGACCTCGTCGGAGACCGCCGTGATGCGGCCGGGGTCGCTCACCTTCAGGCGGATGTTGGTGATGTGGTCCTGGTTGAACACCCGGCGCATCCCCGTGGAGAAGGGGACGATCAGCCGCCGGTCGAACTCGTCCCCCTGGGGGCTGGTCCCGCGGTGTTCCAGCACCCCCTTGACCCGGAAACGGGCAAGCTCCACCCGGACAAACTCGCCCACGGGGTCCCGGTCCCCGAAGAGGTCGCGGGCGGTCAGCTCCCCCAGCAGGCAGACCCTGGCCAGGCCGTTCACGTCCTCGTCCGTGATCGGGTCACCCACGGCGGGGTACCAGTCCCAGGCCTCGTGCCACTCGGGGCCCACCGCCATGACGGTGAGGTTGACCTGGCTGCTTTCCCCCTTGACGGACACGTTCCGGCGGATGGTGAAGGGGGCGACCACGTCCACGCCCGGCACCAGGCCTCGGATCGCCTCGGCGTCCTCCACCCGGAGGGTGGTTACCCCCTCCTGGGGAGGGGCGAAGCCTTTCCCGCCGCCCGCCGTGACCATGACCGCCCGGGTTCCGAAGGCGTTGACCCGTTTCATCACCTGCCGCTCCGTTCCCTCTCCCACGGCCATGATGACCGTCAGGGCGGCGACGCCCACGAGGGTGCCGGCCATCATGAAGAACGTCCGCAGCTTGTGGTCGGCCAGCGACCGGAAGCCTTCCCGCGCCACCCTCAAGGCCCTCATTCCCGGCCTCCCCCGTCGAGGGCCAGAAGTTCGTCTTCGGCGTCCAGCGCTTCGGTGACGGGCCGGTCTTCGGCGACGCGGCCGTCCTTGAGGACGATGACCCTCCGGGCGTGCCGGGCCACCCCGGGGTCGTGGGTGACCAGGACGAGGGTCCGTCCCTGGGCGTGCAGGCGCCGGAAGATGGCCAGGATTTCCAGCCCGCTCCGGGTGTCGAGGTTGCCCGTGGGCTCGTCCGCCAGGATGAGGGAGGGTTCGGTGATGAGGGCCCGGGCGATGGCCACGCGCTGCTGCTGTCCCCCCGACAACTGGTTGGGCCGGTAGTGCGCCCGCTCGGAAAGGCCCACGGCGGCCAGGGCCCGCTCCGCCATCTCCCGGGCGGAGTCGGGGTACGCGTCGGCGTAGATCAGCGGCAGCATCACGTTGCGGAGGGCCGTGGCGCGCTCGAGCAGGTGGAACTGCTGGAAGACGAACCCGATCTTCCGGTTCCGCAACCGGGAGAGGGCGTCGTCGTCGAGGTTGACCATGTCGATGCCGTCCAGCCGGTAATGGCCGGCGGTGGGTTTGTCCAGGCAGCCGAGGATGTGCATCAGGGTGCTCTTCCCGGTGCCGGAGGCCCCCATGACGGCGACATATTCCCCGGCTTCGACCTGGAAGGAGACCCCCTTGAGGACCGCGGTTCGGACCGTGCCGCCGTCGTAGGTCTTCTCGATGCCCTCGAGCGCGATCATGGCGTTGCCCCTGAAGTTCCCGGCGGGGTCGGGGGGTCCAGGAGGATGGCCTGGCCCTCCCGAAGACCGGAGGTGATCTCGGTCCACTGGGAATCCTTCCACCCGGTGCGGACCTCCCGGGACTGCGCCCGGCCATCCCGGGACAGGTAGACGACGCTTTTCCCCCGCTCCCGGCGAACGGCCCGGGAAGGGACGGCCAGCACGTTCTCACGGGTGTCCAGCGCGATGGACACACTGGCGGTCATCTCCGGCCTCAGCATTTCCTGCGAGGGGTCGTCGATCCGGACCACCACGTCGTAGTTGACGACATTTTCCTGGATGACGGCCTTGGGGTAGACGGCCGCCACCACGCCGCTGAATTCCCGGGCAGGGAAGGCGTCCACGGTGAAGGTCGCCTTCTGGCCCACCTTGATCTTGCCGATGTCCACCTCGTCCACGAACGTGTCCACCTGGA includes:
- a CDS encoding ABC transporter permease translates to MKLSRSLLLSAEILAAHKLRTFLSILGIVVGVGTVTVMTAAGRGAQAQVLARIAGMGTDLLIVNAGKTAIVAGRQRQMDTVRSLSVADARAIAEECPSVLLAAPAVSRKLPLRREDRDAVSTVIGTSADGLDIRNIRVRSGRAFDAEEARAVRRVALLGPTAAANLFDGEDPLGRQVRINRVPFEIIGVTEPQGMDINGFDQDDRVVVPLETALRRILNQDYVHAVYVRARSTAVIGQAEKEIEDLLRRRHRLGEKANDFTLQNQATLLAAEREATGALTLLVSTVAGITLLVGGVGILAVMLMSVRERSREIGLRRALGALRRDIRNQFLLESGILAGAGGAAGALGGLGVCRVATALGWWPVVISWPVTGLAFGFAFAVGIFFGFYPAVRAARQEPIRALRGH
- a CDS encoding ABC transporter permease; amino-acid sequence: MRALRVAREGFRSLADHKLRTFFMMAGTLVGVAALTVIMAVGEGTERQVMKRVNAFGTRAVMVTAGGGKGFAPPQEGVTTLRVEDAEAIRGLVPGVDVVAPFTIRRNVSVKGESSQVNLTVMAVGPEWHEAWDWYPAVGDPITDEDVNGLARVCLLGELTARDLFGDRDPVGEFVRVELARFRVKGVLEHRGTSPQGDEFDRRLIVPFSTGMRRVFNQDHITNIRLKVSDPGRITAVSDEVRRLLHERHHITPPREDDFAVFSAADVARMARGISGTLTWLLSALAALSLLVGGVVLMNILLVSVTERRKEIGLRRALGAARGDVFRQFLVESLAVTTSGMVSGSLLGWGVSAALAAFARVPAVVSWEPFALSLAFALAVGTVFGIQPARRAARLVPVDALR
- a CDS encoding ABC transporter ATP-binding protein, with the translated sequence MIALEGIEKTYDGGTVRTAVLKGVSFQVEAGEYVAVMGASGTGKSTLMHILGCLDKPTAGHYRLDGIDMVNLDDDALSRLRNRKIGFVFQQFHLLERATALRNVMLPLIYADAYPDSAREMAERALAAVGLSERAHYRPNQLSGGQQQRVAIARALITEPSLILADEPTGNLDTRSGLEILAIFRRLHAQGRTLVLVTHDPGVARHARRVIVLKDGRVAEDRPVTEALDAEDELLALDGGGRE